The Alkalihalobacillus sp. LMS6 genomic interval GTTCATACGCAATAAAAATGTGGCATGACCAATCCACGTTAAGCTATCGACGTTCATATTATGAAAGAGCTGATAATCTGGCTTCGTTTGGATTGGAATGGTTGTTTGCAAATCTTTACTTTTACTTACTCGTTCCCGGTACCATTGAAAAAAATCTTTCATCCGATGCGTGTTCCGGACCCCGTTTGGATTTTCATATTTTTGTTTTCCCATGTACGCTGACACCTTCTCATTTTAACGCTAAATTAAGTTACTACTATCACCTAGAACAGACGGATAAGTAAAATGAACAGAAGACAGTGCATCTGTTTTTAAACCGAGTTGAATGGCCGTTGAGAAATAGTTTACCCATTGATCGGCATAAACGGTCAGAAACTCTGCACCGAGCACTTGATTTGTTTTCTGATCAATATAAACCTTTCCTAACGCTTTGTCTTCTTTAATCATGGTATATGTTAACCACTCTGTCATCTCAACATCATGCAAATCGTATGCCACTTGCTGCTTGTCTAATTCTTCTTTTGTGTATCCAACTCTTGCTAGTTTCGGAATCGTAAATACGACTGATGGCATCGCACCTTGATCGAGCTCTTGTTTTTTGTCATTCAGAATATTTTTTACCACGAGCCCGCCTTCTTGTCCAGAAAGTGGCGTTAACGGTAATGATTGGGTGGACGACACATCCCCAGCTGCATACACCTTTGGATTCGAGACACTTCTAAGCGTGTTGTCGACAATGATGCCACCCTCTCCTGTTTCAACCCCTGCTTGATCTAAATTCAATTTCGCGATATTTGGCTTTCTACCAGCACCATGGACAACTTTATTCACGGTTACGGTTTCTTCTTCTGTTTTGATTACGTATTGATCGCCGTTCGCAGTAACTGACTGAATGGACGCATTCCAATGAAAGGTTATCCCTAGCTGCTCTGATTGTTTGACAAGTTCGTGCACATGATCTTGATCAAACGCTTTTAAAGGTCGATCTCCAGCATCGATAATGTGAACGTCAACACCTGCTCTTGCAGCAAGGTGAGCAAATTCAAACGAAATATAGCCAGCGCCAATGAATGCAATCGTTGCTGGTAACGCCGATAAATGTAAGAAGTCTTCATGAGTAAGCAATTGGTCTGAACCAGAAAACGGCAAATCAGACGGCGTTAATCCTGTCGCAATAATAAAATAATCGGCTTTCATGTGCTGGTCGTTTACTTGAATCGTCTCTTCTCCTATAAACGTCGCATAGCCTACATACGTGTCAATGCCTGAATCCTTCATCGATTGTTCAATATCTGAATAAACCGATTCAGTATAGCGATTTTTCTCTTGCATCGCATCTTCCCAATTAAATTCGATCTCACCACTTACACCTGTACCAGTCAGCTTTTGCGCTTGCCAAACCGCTTCACTTCTCGTATAGAGGATTTTTTTCGGGTCACAACCAAAATTTGGACACGTCCCTCCAAAGCGTTTCCCTTCAATAACCGCAACTTTTTTATTTGCTTCGGCCAATGGAAATGCTGCAGCCATTGCAGCAGGACCGCTACCTATAATAATGACATCATATGATTTCACGTGAAATCCTCCTTTACTAGCTCTCTAGTTCCCGTTTTTATTCTGATAAAAACAAAAAAGACGAGTAAGGATTTGAATTCCCTTACTCGCCTTCATTGCTATGCCATTGCCTTGATGTTTTTATAGCTAATCGCAATGCTTTCAAGTGGCGTACGCTCACTAACGTCTTGTTCCACAATAAAATAATGTGTCCCCACGCTTTTAGCCGCCTCAATAATTTCTTTAATGTTTAACGTCCCTTCGCCTACCTCAGCAAAAGGAATATCTCCGTCTTTCTTATCTTTAACGTGAATAACAGGTACACGGTCTTTATGCTTCGCTAAGTAATCAGTCGCTTTATGACCTGCATATTCAACCCAGAATGTATCGCATTCCAGCGCCATATTACATGTCCTTGTGTTGCGTAACAAGAGGTCTAACGCCAATTCTTCATCAAATGATTCCAGTTCGAAGTCATGATTATGGTAAAGCAAGAGCATACCAGCTTCTCTGATTTCATTGCCAATCGTTTCTAGTTCTTCTGCTAGATTAAAGTAATCGGTTTTTGTTCCTCGTTCGTCTTCAGTTAGATAGGGGCAAACGATATAATGCACACCTAACTCTTTATGGTACGTAATGACATCTTGAAGTTCATTCCGCAATTTTTCAAGCGGAACATGACTCGACCATGATTCAAGACCAATTTCATCCAGCATCGCTTTTACTTCTTTAGAAGAATAACTGCTAAATCCCGCAAATTCAACACCTGTATAACCGATTTCTTTTACTTTTTGTAACGTTCCTTTAAAATCTTTATCCATATCATCTCGTAACGTATACAACGCAAGCCCTACATTCATCGGATCGTCCTCCTTAATTAACTGATTTTACAGTAACAAACGACTTTGATTCTGATGACTTTAATGCTGCTAATACTACTTGGAGTGATTTCATTCCTTCTTCTCCACTGATAGAAGGGGTACGATCTTCGGTAATAGATGAGATAAATTCATCAATGACTCCACTTGCTACTTGACCACCAGCTTCATTTGTTGCGATAGCTCCAACCGAATATTGTTCTACACTGCCGTCTATTAATTTCACAACGACCTGTACATCCGGATGATCGTGAATTTCTAGCACACCTTTTTCTCCATAAACAGTGGTTGTATTATCTTCACCTTTGTAATACGTCCAGCTCGCAGCCATCGTACCAATCGCACCACTTTCCATTTTCAAAAGCGTGGTTGCATTATCATCCACATCTGCTTGCTTATGAAGCGTATTGACGAAAGCTGCTACCTCGTCTACTTCCTCATCTAATAACCAGCGCATAAGATCAATCTTGTGAACACCTAAATCGCCCATTGCTCCAACAAAGGCTTTGTCCTTTTTAAGGAACCACGTATCTTTTCCTTGAATACTCCAAGAATCAGCGCCACCGTGGCCAAAGGTTGTTTTAAACGTTAGCGGCTTGCCAATTTTTCCAGATGATAAAATTTCCTTTGCCTTTATATGCGGAGGCATTAATCGTTGATTATGACCAATCATGAGCTTTACGCCATTGTTCGTAGCCGCTTCAATCATCGCTCTCGCTTCTTCCAGAGAAGTAGCCATCGGTTTTTCGCATAGGACATGACAACCAGCTTTTGCCGCATCAATAGAGACACTTGCATGATCAACATTCTGTGTACAGACGCTCACGGCATCAACATCAACTTCAGCTAAAAGATCTTTATGTGATGTATACACATTCGTTACCCCGTAGCGATCTGCCATTTGCTGGGCAACTTCTTGATTTAAATCACAAAAAGCAACGAGCTCAACGTTGGGATTTGCTGCGTACTCTGGAACATGACGATGAATCGCAATCGACCCACAGCCAACTACAGCCACTTTTACTTTACTCATGTTGTTTTCCTCCTTAAAGCCACCACATCTCAGGAGCTGGCTCTTTCATTAAGACTTGTTGTAAATTGCTTACTGCTTTTTGAAACCCTTCATCAATGGACATAAGCCCATCTTCATGTTCAATGCTAATGGAACCGTCATAGCCAACTAGACGTAGAGCGCTAATCATATCAGCCCACGTTTTTAAGTCGTGGCCATATCCAACTGATCTAAAATACCACGCACGATCTTGGAGGTTTGCATATGACTGCATATCAAGCACACCGTGCATATTCATATTTTCTTGATCTAAATACGTATCTTTCGCGTGGAAGAAATGGATGGCATCTTTTTTTCCAAGAATCTTTATTGCTGCTACTGGATCAATCCCTTGCCACCATAAATGACTTGGATCGACATTCGCTCCGATTGCTGGACCACACGCTTCACGTAACTTCAACAACGTTGCTGGCGAATGAACGAGAAAACCACCGTGAAGTTCTAAAGCAATCTTTACGTCATGTTTTTCTGCAAACGCCGCCATTTCCTTCCAGTAAGGAATCAGCTTTTCTTCCCACTGCCATTTTAAAATATCACTGTATTCATTCGGCCAAGCTGCAACAGGCCAATTTGGCTGTTTGTCGCCTTCATATGCGCCCGGGGTGCCTGAAAACGTTGTTACAGTAGACACATTTAATTTTTTTGCTAGTTTTACTGTATCCACAAACGACTCGTGTGAAGCTTTTGCAAAAGCTTCATCCGGAGAAATGGCGTTTCCATGACAGCTTAAACTTGAAATGGTCAACCCACGATCGTCCACCGCTTTTTTAAACGCTTTCATTTTTGCTTCATCAGCTAAAAGTTCGGCAGGATCACAATGAGCCGTTCCAGGATAGCCACCAGTTCCGATTTCCACTGTTTCTAACCCGAGACTCTTTACATGATCGAGCATTTCTTCAAAAGGTTTTTCCGAAAATAAAACGGTAAAGACACCAAGTTTCATTTTAGTTCCTCCTATGAGATCGATTTCATATTACGTTATGAAAGTTCCTCTTTATTGTACTGCTTTTGCTTTAAGATTTTAACCCTTTTTTTTAAAAAAGTTATGAAAACAGCCTAAGCCGCTCTCATAACGTTTGAAGACCTGTTTGTTTCTCGCTCCATTCCCAACATTTCTGAGCCAGTTGAACATCTTGCGCTTGCTTAGCGGTCTTCGTTACTTTCCGATTCACAAAATACTTCCCTGCGTCTGCCTTTACTTTCTCTGACAGCGCTAAGTATAAAGTCGTATCCGCGCCTTCCCTCGGCGTTTGGAAAAATGGACGTAGTAGCTTGTGGATGGTCGCGCCAAAACCCGAATCACGATCTACGCCAAGGTTGGTCGACACAGCGCCTGGGTGCATCGCAAAAACAGATACATTCGTTTCAGCTAATTTTTTTGATAACGCTTGAGCAAAAAGCAAATTGCACAATTTTGACTGCCCGTAGCCTTTTAACACATTGTAGTGCTCGTGAAGATGAGGGTCTTTTTCATAAAAGTTACCCCATTCATGTGCTCCTGAAGAGACGACAATAATTCTTCCATCGTCGGCACGCTTTATAGCGTCTAACAGCAGATTTGTCAGCAAAAAATGACCTAAGTGATTAACCCCAATTTGCATTTCAAAACCGTCTTCTGTTTCTTGCCTTTTAGGGGTTACGACTCCGGCATTATTAATTAAAATATCAATGGTTTTATGCTTTGCTTTAATCGCTTCGGCAGCTCGTTTAACGCTTTCCAATGAACCAAGATCACAAAGCTGCAGTTCAACACTGCCGTTCTGTTTCTGTTTTTCGATATTGGCAAGTGCTTCTTTTCCTCTTTTCTCATTACGACACAAAAGAATGACGTGCATTCCACTGTTTGCGAGTACAAGTGAAATACTTTGCCCCATGCCTGAGTTGGCTCCTGTTACTGCTGCAATTTTCATCTTAGCGCCTCCTTGCTATTTTTATTCCTTCATTTTCGTTATTCAAAACCACTCATCTTCGTAGTTTTAGTTTTTTTAAAACGGTTATAGCATTATTATCATGACAATGGAGGAATGACAATGTTAATTCATGCGAAGTCATTGAGTAAGTTTAATATGAATGCAACAGATGGTGAGCTTGGACAGCTAGATGATTTCTATATAGACTCTCATTCATTAAACGTTCGGTATTTTGTCGGTGATACAAGGACGTGGTTCTTCGGAGGAAAGGTTCTATTAAATGTTGATGCTTTTACAGACATTGATCCTGATAAAGAACACATATCGGTTAACGCTACAAAAGAACAAATTAAAGACAGTCCTAAACCAGATGACGCTGCACCGATTAATCGTTTTTATGAACAAGAGTTAAGTGAACACTATGGATGGCCTGCGTATTGGTCTGTCCCAGCAGTTCCAGCTGCCTCCGGTTACGGCACAACGACTGCAGCAGGTGCGCCACTCATCCCGCCAGTGTACACGCCAAGTCCTACCGAGACTACTGAAGATACAAAAGCAGCGATGCGAACTGGTGCAGAAGAACAAAAGATAGAAGAGAAGTTTCAACAACACGTTCATTTATTTAGCCTTGATGAACTAAAAGGGTATCACGTTCATGCAAAAGGCGGCGAAGTAGGTAAAGTGTTAGATTTTGTCCTGCACTTTGATAAAAACCTAGAAACCGAAAATTGGAGCGTTCGTTATATGATCGTCGACGTTGGAGGATTTATGCAAAAAGAACCTGTTATTGTTCCTATGCAAACGGTTAAAGAAGTTACTTGGTTTGACAACAGTTTAATCATTGACTTGGATAAGGAAAAAATCGAAGAAGCGGAAGAATATACAACAGAACAAACCATCACGGCCGAGACTGAAAAAGCGTTGTTTGCTCATTATCAGTTGACTCCTTATTGGGAACGAAAAAAAGAAGAAGGCTAACGGCCTTCTTCTTTTTCTTCTTCCCCTGGACTTTTCGAAGGGTCATGATAATCTTTTTGTTCCAGCACGTCTTTTAGTTCATCTTCCACACTCGTATCCGTTAAAGGAACTTTCGAACGATAAGCAGCTCGTGCAATTAAGTGACCTGCTACTGGTGCTGTTAGGAAGACAAACACAATCCCCAAAATTAATCGGATGCTTACATATTGATCGGTCAGCCAAAAATAAAAGAAGGTCCCTGTTAACGTTAATAAAACGGCTAGAGTCGCACTTTTTGTTCCAGCGTGAGAACGGGTATATACATCTGGCAGCCTGATAATCCCGATGGCACTAATAACAGCCATAATCGCACCTGCTAAAATGAAAATCGCACCTAGGGCTTCACCTGTTACGCTTGCGCTCAATGATAACACCCCTCTCGATGAATTTAGAGAAAGCAATCGTACTTATAAACGCTAAGATCCCAATAATTAATATCACTTCTAGAAAAGCACTTGTATTTAACACGATTGATACCACAGCGGCAACTGAAATAAGGTTTACCCCAATGGCATCTAATGCAACAACCCGATCAGGCATACTTGGTCCTTTTATAATCCGATAAGCAGCAATCCCAATTGCAGTAGCAAAAAGAAACAGCGCGATAATTAACATCGTTTGGAACATTATCTTGTCACCTCCATGATCGCCTTTTCAAACTTTGTCATTGCTCGTAAGACGGCGTTTTTGGAGTCTGGTATATCCATAGCATGTATATAAAAGACATTGTTCGAAGGAGAGATCTCCAGTACAACAGAACCAGGAGTCAACATTAATAGTAATGCCAGTGCAGTTACTTCCCAATCCCCTTTTAATTTTGTTTCGTACGTGAAGATACCCGGCGTTAGATTTAGTTTTGGTGACAGAATTTGCCGGATAATAAGGATGCTTGAACTTAGCAATTCTCTTATAAAAATGAGCAATAATTTAAATGCCGAGTACGCTCGCTTTAAGTAAAATTCTTTAAAGAAAAACCGTCTCATCACATAAATAATCCCCATACCAATAAGAAAACCAGCAAATAGCGTCGAGAATTCGAATGAATCTTCATCTTGTAGTAAGACCCATAGGAAGGCAATTAATATATTTAATAGGAGTTGACCAAACATTCTTGATTCCCCCCTCTTCGATTAAAAGCTTGATTCATACTAAGCCCCTCCTTGATCTAACACTGCATCAATGTAGATATCCGGGTTCATTAATGTTTCAGCAGCGTCGCCCACAATTCCCGCGATTCCTTCTACACCTAATCCAAGTGCTAGAGAAGCAACTGCAAACAATACACATGGAATGATCATGCCTTTTTTCATTGGAAGCGCGCGGTCTTTACTAATCGTCGTTTCGCCAAAGAATACGTTTTTAAAAATACGTAGCAATGAGTATAAAACAAAGATACTGGAAATCAGGGTAAATGCCAATATAACGTAAGCTCCAGCCTCTACAGCACCTTGCGCAACGAAGACCTTGCCAATAAAGCCACTTAACGGAGGAATCCCTGCTAAGGCAATCATCGTGATAAAGAACAGCCAGCCAAGTAATGGGTAATGACGAATCATGCCGCTTACTCGATCAAGCCTTCCCGTGTTGGCTAAATAAATCGTTACACCAATTAATAAGAAGAGCAATGCCTTCACAATCATGTCATGAATCAGGTAGTAAATAGCCCCTTCAACAGCAGCTTGATTAAAAATCGCTAAGCCACTCAAGATGAAACCTACCGCAATGACGACATTATAAGCAATAATCTTCCGAAGATCATTGTACGCAATCGCTCCAATCGACCCGCCAATCATCGTTAAAATTGCCATGATTCCAATTAACGAGTGCGTAATCGTCGGTTCGTGATAGAACAAGAGTGTAAACACACGAAATAACGCGTAAATCCCAACCTTTGTTAAAAGCGCTCCGAATAAAGCCGCAATGCCCATTGGAGGTGCACCATAAGAACCTGGTAACCAGAAGTACAGAAGAAGACCTGCTTTCAAGCTAAATACCAATAAAAGGATTATTGCAATGGTTGTTAACAATGCCGGTTGACCTGCTTCTGCGATACGTAACGACAATTGCGCAAAATTAAGGGTACCAAGTGCACCATACATATAGGCAATCGCAATTAAGAAGACAAAAGACGAGAATACGTTAACCAATACATATTTAATTGACTCTCGTAGTTGTCCTTTTTCTCCGCCTAATACGATTAATGCATATGAAGCAAGAAGCATCACTTCAAAACCAACATATAAGTTAAATAAATCACCGGTTAAGAAAGAACATGCAACCCCTGCAAGAAGCAATAAGATTAATGGATAGACAAACATTTTTTCTTTGTCTTCACCGATTGTTGAAAACACATAGATTAATACGACTGCTGCGATAAAGTAAGCTGTTGCAGTAAGCAACAACGAGAAGCTATCCCCTACAAACGTAATCCCATAAGGCGCAGCCCAGCCACCAAAATCTAACGTTTGGATACCGTTCGCCTGCGCGTCAATCAATAAATACGTACTCACACCAAAAGTGACAACCATTGTAATAAGGCTGATCACTCTTTGAGTTTTTACGAAAGGTCTTAAAAAGATTAATATGATTCCTACAAACAATGGGAGGACCATTGGAATTACTAATAAATTACTCATCATTATCATGTCCCCTCAATTTTGTGAGATCATCTGTTTTTAACTCTTTATACGTTCTATATGCCAATACGAGGAAAAAAGAGGTTACGCCAAAGCTAATGACAATCGCTGTTAAAATCAATGCTTGTGGCAATGCATCTGTATACGATGCAGCATCTTCTCCAAGTAAAGGTGCACTCGAATCTCTAGAAAAGCCGCCCATTATGAGAATCAACATATGGACTGCGTGAGACATAATAGCTGTTCCTAAAATGACTCGTAGTAAGCTTTTAGAGAGGATTAAGTACGTTGCGACAGTGACTAAGATCCCAACTAAGATCGACATCATCGTTTCCATAAGCTATACATCCTCACTTATACTAATAATAATCGTTACTACGGTCCCAATAACAGCTAACGCCACGCCGGCTTCAAATAAGACAACGGAAGCCAAGGGGATTTCTCCTAGGATTGGTAACGTAGCAGATACTTCCGTTTGGCTTAAGAATGGAACACCAAAGGCAAGTGCGGCTAAGCCCGTTCCGACTGAGAGAAACGCCCCTACTGCCGCTAGTACTTTAAAATCAATCGGCATCCCTTTTCGAACCGTATCAATATCAAATGCAAGCAACAATAAAACAAATGCTGAGGCGAGGACTAATCCACCGACAAAGCCCCCACCAGGCTCATAGTGACCAGCAAGAAACAAATGGACACCGTACGTTAAAATAATAAATACGGCTATTTTAGAAACGGTCTGAACAATTACGTCATTCGCCTTCAACGTCCTGCCCCCTCTCATCTTTTTTCGGCTTCAACTTGATTAATACATATACGCCAAGACCAGCAATAAGAAGGACAACCACTTCTAGCATTGTGTCAAATGCTCTAAAATCACCTAATATCGCATTGACAATATTTTGCGCGCCAGCAAGCTCATACGCATTTTCATAAAAGGACGAGATTGATTCAAAGAAACGATTGCTTTGCACAGAAAGCGCTAATACCGTTACTAATGTTCCTACTGACACCGCAATAATGGCATTCATCACTTTAATTCGTGGTCTACGTTTTTCTTTCTCCCATTCTGGTAAGAAATAGAAACATAATAAGAATAGTGCTGCCGAAACGGTTTCAACAACTAACTGAGTTAACGCCAAATCTGGAGCACGGAAAAACACAAAGAATAATGCAAGCAAGTACCCTAATACACCATTTAACAGAATTCCAGTTAACCTTGATTTTGCAAACGGAATCGCTAAAGCTGTAATCGCCATAACAACTGCTAAAAATCCTTCGTAAATGCTAATCGGTGCATTGTCAGATATATCAATTTGAATGGCACCAGTGTAGGCAACAGCACCTGTCACGACGACAATAATCGCAATGAAAATATATACCATGTAATGATACATGTTTCCTGTCATGTAGCGATTTGTCATTTTTGTTGATTGGTTTTCAACCGTAATCAATGAATAATTGTATAAATTGTCTAGCGTTAACTTTCTCGGGAACAATGCGTAAACGCCCTGCCATTTTGGCCATAGCTGATACAGCACTATACCAAAACCAATTACACCTAACGTCATGAGTAACTCTGTATTCACTCCGTGCCAAGCAGAGATATTAAACATGGTTTCTGTACCTTCAACACCAACAAATGCAGGCATGACGGCTGCATAGCCTGGTTGAATGAGATAGTCCCCGATGACGTTCGGGAAAAAGAAGAACACCACGACTAAACTTGCTAAAATAACTGGGGAAATTAACATACCTATTGGAGCCTCGTGGGCTGTTTTTTCCAGTTTTTCTGGCTGATGTTTGCCAAGAAACGTTTTGAAGACGAGAATCATGCTATATACAAATGTAAAGACACTGGCAATCCAAGCTATAACCGGGAACAACATTCCCCATGTATCAATAGAGAAAAACGATAGCTGTGTCACATCAAGTACGCCTGTGAAAAACATTTCTTTACTTAGGAAACCATTAAACGGGGGTAAACCAGCCATCGCAAAACTTCCAACGACTGCAAGCGTAAAGGTAACTGGCATAATTGCCATTAAGCCACCAAGTTTTCGGATGTCACGTGTCCCTGTTTCATGGTCGACAATTCCAACGACCATAAAGAGTGCACCTTTAAAAGTGGAATGGTTCACTAAATGAAACAAAGCGGTAAAAATAGCCATTGAATAAACAGCTGATTCAGCGTTTGCAACATCAAAATACATCGCTGCTGAACCAATTCCGAGCAAACTCATAATTAAGCCTAATTGGCTAATCGTTGAGTATGCTAAAAGCGCTTTTAAATCCGTTTGCCTTACAGCATTAAAGGAACCCCAGAATAACGTAACAATCCCAACAATACTTACAACCCAGAACCACACTGCATCACCACCGAAAACCGGGGTGAACCGCGCAACTAAGTAGATCCCTGCTTTAACCATAGTCGCAGAGTGAAGATACGCACTAACAGGCGTCGGTGCTTCCATCGCGTCTGGCAACCAAATATGAAACGGAAATTGGGCTGATTTCGTAAATGCGCCTAATAACACTAATAACATGGCTGGAATGAATAACGTGTGATCGGTATATTGTGAAACGTTTGCGATAATTTCTCGTATACTAAACGTATCCATCATCGTGGAGAGCATAATAAAACCGGCTAACATCCCAATTCCACCTGTTACGGTGATTAACATTGACTTTTGTGCACCATAACGTGATTGACGTCGATGATACCAATACGCAATCAAAAGAAACGATGAAATACTCGTTAATTCCCAAAATAGATAGAGCACCATTAAATTATCTGAAAAGACAACGCCTAGCATAGCCCCCATAAACATAAGGAGGTACACGTAGAAATGACCTAACGACTCACGTTCTTTCGATAAGTAATAAATGGAATACAGGACTACAAGACTCCCTACTCCAGTAATAAGTAAAGCCAAAATCAAACTTAGACCATCTAAATAGGCCGTAAAGTTAATCCCTAATGACGGAATCCAAGGAACTTCGCTTAAGTGCACTTCGCCCCTAGCAACATTAGGAATAAATTGGACAAGGTAAATAAAAAGTACAATTGGCACGAGTAAAACAAACCAACCTGTATGTACGCGCTTTAGTGTTTTATATAATAACGGCACAATGAGCGCTACAATAAATGGTAAAACAATAGCAAGATTTAACATGTACACAAAAACCTCCTCTACAACAGCATCGAATCATCTATAAAAACATACATATCGCTTTAATAAATCCTTACAAGTTTACCCTTAGAAAACAATGCTAACCAATGCTTGTGCTTCGTATTATGTGGGTGTAAGATGGGGACAATGACTTATTGAAAACGGTATGACAAACCAAAATCGCGCAGCTTTGCAACCTGACTGCGCGCCAAACCGTATCGATTAAAATCTATGTAGACGAGTGCATTGTACATCCATCATCGTTATTTAGGAGGGTTTTTATTGAAGGGAATCGATCACATGCCTAAGTAAATGATTACTTTCTATAGAAAAGTATATACTATTTTTAGTTGCGATGCACCGAATATGCTTCCACTTTTAATAGTTGTGTCCAAATCGTCACATTTTAAAGCGTCCAATCAAAATTGAATTCGCGGCATCTTATATAGATGAAAAATAGTTCAAACTTTTTTCGGAAAGCAATTGAAATTTATGGAATCACGTTATATAATAACCTAGTTTCAACAATGCCTCAGTCGCTAAGAGCAGCTGAGGGAGTGACTACGATCCGTCATATTCACAATTTCTATGTTCTTAGAATTATATTATTAAGCTGAGGTGAACTCTTTCATGAAAAAAGCTAAAGGACGTATGGATGAGAGCATTTTAGTTTGCGTCTATTATGGTCCAAACGGCGAACGCCTTATTAGACGAGGCGCAAAAATCGCTACAATGCTAGACTGTCCACTCTATATATTAACGGTAGATGCACTACCTTACGATGAATTAGATGCTGAAAAATCAGCTTACGTTGATCGTTGGAAGGAACTTGCGGAAGAATGCGATGCGGAAGAATTTATTGTTCGTGACAATGAAAAGAAACCGTCTGTAAAAGTCATCGCAGAAATTGCTCGAGAACACCATATTACTCAAATTATTATTGGTCAAACAGCTAAGAGTAGATGGGAAGAAATTACAAAAGGCTCGTTTATGAATGTCTTATTAAGAGAAATTCCATTTGTTGATTTCCACGTTGTATCTTGTGATCGCGCCATTAAAGGGCTGGAAGGTCATTTTGAAAAAGGAGTTCGCGCGTATCTCGTAGAAGACGAGGAAGGCTATGCAC includes:
- a CDS encoding Na+/H+ antiporter subunit D, with amino-acid sequence MSNLLVIPMVLPLFVGIILIFLRPFVKTQRVISLITMVVTFGVSTYLLIDAQANGIQTLDFGGWAAPYGITFVGDSFSLLLTATAYFIAAVVLIYVFSTIGEDKEKMFVYPLILLLLAGVACSFLTGDLFNLYVGFEVMLLASYALIVLGGEKGQLRESIKYVLVNVFSSFVFLIAIAYMYGALGTLNFAQLSLRIAEAGQPALLTTIAIILLLVFSLKAGLLLYFWLPGSYGAPPMGIAALFGALLTKVGIYALFRVFTLLFYHEPTITHSLIGIMAILTMIGGSIGAIAYNDLRKIIAYNVVIAVGFILSGLAIFNQAAVEGAIYYLIHDMIVKALLFLLIGVTIYLANTGRLDRVSGMIRHYPLLGWLFFITMIALAGIPPLSGFIGKVFVAQGAVEAGAYVILAFTLISSIFVLYSLLRIFKNVFFGETTISKDRALPMKKGMIIPCVLFAVASLALGLGVEGIAGIVGDAAETLMNPDIYIDAVLDQGGA
- a CDS encoding Na(+)/H(+) antiporter subunit C; this translates as METMMSILVGILVTVATYLILSKSLLRVILGTAIMSHAVHMLILIMGGFSRDSSAPLLGEDAASYTDALPQALILTAIVISFGVTSFFLVLAYRTYKELKTDDLTKLRGHDNDE
- a CDS encoding Na(+)/H(+) antiporter subunit B — encoded protein: MKANDVIVQTVSKIAVFIILTYGVHLFLAGHYEPGGGFVGGLVLASAFVLLLLAFDIDTVRKGMPIDFKVLAAVGAFLSVGTGLAALAFGVPFLSQTEVSATLPILGEIPLASVVLFEAGVALAVIGTVVTIIISISEDV
- a CDS encoding Na+/H+ antiporter subunit A, coding for MYMLNLAIVLPFIVALIVPLLYKTLKRVHTGWFVLLVPIVLFIYLVQFIPNVARGEVHLSEVPWIPSLGINFTAYLDGLSLILALLITGVGSLVVLYSIYYLSKERESLGHFYVYLLMFMGAMLGVVFSDNLMVLYLFWELTSISSFLLIAYWYHRRQSRYGAQKSMLITVTGGIGMLAGFIMLSTMMDTFSIREIIANVSQYTDHTLFIPAMLLVLLGAFTKSAQFPFHIWLPDAMEAPTPVSAYLHSATMVKAGIYLVARFTPVFGGDAVWFWVVSIVGIVTLFWGSFNAVRQTDLKALLAYSTISQLGLIMSLLGIGSAAMYFDVANAESAVYSMAIFTALFHLVNHSTFKGALFMVVGIVDHETGTRDIRKLGGLMAIMPVTFTLAVVGSFAMAGLPPFNGFLSKEMFFTGVLDVTQLSFFSIDTWGMLFPVIAWIASVFTFVYSMILVFKTFLGKHQPEKLEKTAHEAPIGMLISPVILASLVVVFFFFPNVIGDYLIQPGYAAVMPAFVGVEGTETMFNISAWHGVNTELLMTLGVIGFGIVLYQLWPKWQGVYALFPRKLTLDNLYNYSLITVENQSTKMTNRYMTGNMYHYMVYIFIAIIVVVTGAVAYTGAIQIDISDNAPISIYEGFLAVVMAITALAIPFAKSRLTGILLNGVLGYLLALFFVFFRAPDLALTQLVVETVSAALFLLCFYFLPEWEKEKRRPRIKVMNAIIAVSVGTLVTVLALSVQSNRFFESISSFYENAYELAGAQNIVNAILGDFRAFDTMLEVVVLLIAGLGVYVLIKLKPKKDERGQDVEGE
- a CDS encoding universal stress protein, with the protein product MKKAKGRMDESILVCVYYGPNGERLIRRGAKIATMLDCPLYILTVDALPYDELDAEKSAYVDRWKELAEECDAEEFIVRDNEKKPSVKVIAEIAREHHITQIIIGQTAKSRWEEITKGSFMNVLLREIPFVDFHVVSCDRAIKGLEGHFEKGVRAYLVEDEEGYALMFSHSSTAKYEGIFFKETGTDFNNGIFKFMKHNKMIQVHITDDRVTEPTKIYPTLKEEKLQK